The nucleotide window TTTGAGCTATGACTCAAGCGACCTCACTCTTGCATTTGCCAGGCTCCAAAAACAAGCCAGTGGGCAATTAGGGTTTGATGAACATGATTATTCTATATTGGGAAACCCCAACAACCCCCATTGTGGTGATAGTATTCTCGGAAACCCTAATTTGAATAACACTTGTGGTTCAACCCCAGTCTTCCTTGATGCTTTCAGAAGTGGATTTGTCGATACCCAGAACAATTATCAGAATTTGTATTATGGGTTTGGAAATGGGCACAGTATGGGAGATATAGATAACAATAATGTGGGTGGTGTTTGCGTCAATGCAGAAATGTTGCAGCCATATGGAGAAATGGCAAGTACAAATGCAACAACAACAGCCGTGACAGTCACAACAATGAAGCAAGAGTTTTGCAACAATAGCGAAAGTGAGAATTCTAGGTTTTTGTGTGGATTTCCATGGCAGCTTAATGGAGATCATCATTATGGGAACATGGGTGGTGAAATTGATTCAGCAAAAGATAGCTGGAATGGACTCAATTCAACTTGGCATGGACTGGTTAACAGCCCTTtaatgtaaaaaacaaaaaacaaggCATATAAATTCTTGTTTTATCAGACTAAAGAATCTCAGATTCAATCAATCccttgagtttttatttttagtataaactACAGGCTACATAGGAGATATGAGCTAACAAGTGATATAACATCTTATGTAATATCCTTGAGAAAAGAGTGAATGAGTGAGGGTGATGTTTCATTGTTTTTGCATTCAAACTCTCTGAATTTCTCAAACTGTTGCGGTTTGTTTGCAGTGAAATTtggattttctttattattttcaacCTGTTTTATCATCATTGCTTCTTAGATTCTTAGgattatttaatacaaataattgTACGATGATGGGTTCATTGGGATTTCCCTTTATCCAAGTAAGAGAATTTCAGTGAGGCATGAGCACCAATTCCGGCTTGGATTTTTGCTTTTTTCCTCATACCGAATCCAGCTAAAAGATTTGGGCGTGACTAATTTTTCAGTAATcagtttaaatattatattcttCCTAGGAAAAAACCTCAAATATTGTATAGAACCATCactttttttatgatattataattaaatattgtatagATAGAGGAAAATTTGGTTCATCATGATGTGAACCAACCGACGATTCAATCATAGAAAAGTCATAAATCAGGGCATATTCATATTTAATAGGTGTATGATGATGAGTTTTATTCACCCAAACTTgctttttgaataaattattgaaacaaCATTACTTTTTAGAGTTTTGTAGGAATGTTTGAGAAGATCTAATCTATGTATGATTAGATCAAatctttgatgaaattttttaaaattaatatattgcCCCAATAATATATTGCCCATATTGAACAATCAATCACACAAcgatttaatatattaaatacaaaatggTGAGtgcaaattatatgaataatgatTTGAAACAATAGTGGACTATAAGATAATATACATAGTGCCGTTTTTTATATGGtttaatttactatttaaaagtATATGTTCACCATCTTGTTAATGAGTTTTAGAGATTACAATTTGATagtgtaaaataatattatgaatttatagaataaaaagtaaaaattactTGAATAATTACATATATGGATGGATATTAGAATTTTCGATTGTTTTTAAATCATAACTGAAGAGGACTGAAAAGTgacttttataataataattaaaatagaaacaGTCGTAAAATAGAAGCTCTTCTATTTGCATATTGCTATTAACTAGCTAGTAATGGATATGACTGACCACTTGATCATGTGATTCATATAACtagttacatgataaaaattgccttttgtaattatttttataagtttgaccaatatttatttaaaatttatgtagtAAGCATCTAAAATCTTAATTGAAAGTGAGGACCGTAAATTTAGGCATTTGAATATGATTtaggttataaataaaatagcactgaaatttgaatttcacgTTGAGAGATGAATACAATGATGAAGTTGAAATGCTCAATTCTTGATTGTCTGTTTCAAAGCATTTCATTTCAGACGGAGGGGCCAGTCAAGAGCTTGTGTACTTAAAAGGACAATTATACCCTTATAAGGTGGGTCATTGGGTTGCTTAATCAAAGCCCAACTGGGGCCTGCTAAGATTCAATTCAACTTCTCTACCTAAATTTTAAGATCCTAtcactaatttattattatccattTGCTTGACACCAATAAATCAATCAAGCCTAAACCttcattaaaaatacatttagaAGTGCTTGTCTTGTCACTGAGAAAGCACTTcttatttaactaaaacaaataaagagatatattaagtattttataaaatactattttatagtattaaagaaaaaagagcaACTAAACTGATTGATATGCCTCATTCTTTATCTATATTAACAAGTCAACTCAAACAGAAGAATACCCATTACGCAATTTTCTAATAGCAGAATTCAACTTTCACAAAacctaataatttaaaagaaaagaataaattcCAAATACTTTCAACTGAGTAAATATTTACTTAACAGCAATACATAGGAAAGATAAATGGAGAAGTGTAAGGGGATTTGGGGAAATTAAAAGCTCCAAAAAGACAAGGAAGCATTTGGGGCAAGTGTTCATGACCTTGGTTTCTCCTTGAAGAAGGCTAGAAGAGACACACCTGAAACCTCTACAACCTTAAATCTAACCCCATGAATATCTCCGACAGCATGCCCCTTACAACCAAATCCAGCGATTAGTACTTCGTTCTGCATACCACCCATACAAGACATGTTATACATTCGGCTTAAGTAAACAAATTGTATTTAGCTTTCAAACCCaaagttatatttaaatttcaaacaattcTTACATTTCTTCAATGTAGTTCATACAACCATCATTTGGCACAAAAGCTGGAATCTTCTTTACACTCTTAATCAGCCAGACTCGAACACATTTTCTAATAGCAGAATTGGGCTGCTTTGCCTCGATACCACTGTAATACACAGCCATTCAAACACTTGTCACTGGTTGcgtaaaaattctaaatttaaagcAAGACAAACAAAGTCATCAACATATTTCACTCTACATTTTCTCAAGAACAATGCCTTTTGCGTAAGAGGAGCCAGCAAATGGCTACTTCCATTCATTGCCAAGGTTGGACTTTTTATATGCCTTATCAGCCCACCTTTGGTTCCTACCGTG belongs to Mangifera indica cultivar Alphonso chromosome 2, CATAS_Mindica_2.1, whole genome shotgun sequence and includes:
- the LOC123199109 gene encoding dof zinc finger protein DOF2.1-like, with translation MDASSGQHQEMPSNSLENMLACSKAQQDRKPRPQPEQALKCPRCDSTNTKFCYYNNYSLTQPRYFCKSCRRYWTKGGTLRNVPVGGGCRKNKRSSSSSSSKRSQDQSLTSPHINHLTNLPALSYDSSDLTLAFARLQKQASGQLGFDEHDYSILGNPNNPHCGDSILGNPNLNNTCGSTPVFLDAFRSGFVDTQNNYQNLYYGFGNGHSMGDIDNNNVGGVCVNAEMLQPYGEMASTNATTTAVTVTTMKQEFCNNSESENSRFLCGFPWQLNGDHHYGNMGGEIDSAKDSWNGLNSTWHGLVNSPLM